The window ATGACACTAAATCTCCATTAAGTTACTAATAACATATCGTTAACCTCAACTACCTGAGAGTAAGAAATAAGATTAATGGACTTAAGGAATAGTTTTAATTTTAGACCATTATTATACTTGAGAAATTTCTATGtatatcatttaaattttattcttaaAGGGTAACAATCTCGGATCAGCATCTGGCTTCAAACTTTCCAGTTTACTAAAACTTTCTGAAGTTCgatcaaatgattcaaaattCACTCTATTACATTTCCTTGTTCAGGTAATACATTTAATGAATGACTCACTATTGAATACTGATGTTCATTTAGTGAGTCGCCTAGGGttactaatttataaattatatttaattccATAATGTCTATTCTTGCTTACATTTTGTTCCGTTATTGTATGGATAAAATCAAACATTTTTAATACCATGTTTACAGTTCTCAATTGAGACTAGTAAGAGTTGGACTGATATATGAAATTTTCTAgaattaaatacatttttaccAAACTAACTTACAAGACATTGACGAGAGCTCTTTTGTTTGATCTTGTGTTATAGATTTTcagattttaaataaatatatttctgtatACAATTCAGTATCTCAGTAGCAACTAATAAAATACTCATACGTTCCATGTTGATCAGTGTTGCTTAAGTATTTGATTTATTGACATGGTATATCTAATGTACACGACTATCTGACAGTTGATTTTAATAAACGATTATTCAACTGTATGTTAGATCAAGTATCTTTAGCATATCTTCATCCTTCTGTTAACCGAAATATTCCCTAATAATCCTGGTTGAAAATTTGAGTACTTTGATAAATTGGaaggttttaaaaaaaaatcggagatacagagttcatatgaaaTGGCGTCAACAACTTGAATAAAGATAGAGATTATTTTAATCACCTGTTTACAATATGCCCATTAAAAGATGAAACAATGGAAATTAACTATTCATAAAAACATAGTTTCCACTCCTTACTGACATCAGCTgtacaaccactgaaaaccaggaagaaCTAGATTATTTTGATCAACGATTCTAAATTCTCAGAAATACACTTTCATCACTCTTCACATGTTCTGATCAAGGATATTCAAATCACACAGATAAGCTGAAAACGTGATCAATAGATTCCAACTCAAAGCTAAATCCTATACTACCTTCCATCAGAGTTAAGGGTCCCTGTTTCTGAATCCTTTTAGGTCATATACAAGGATTCCTGCACTAGGATAAATCAATGAGACCAATTCCCTATAGTTTTTCAACTAACGTTAGTCCGTAATGTAAATGATTTTCAAGTGATATTAGAATATCCCTAAAATCAACCAACCCAACTATACTTTGGAAAAGAAACAGACTTTACACTTAGAAAACAGGAAAATGATATTAAAACGGAAAATTGCATAAAATACAACTTAATTTAATTACCTAATAGCACTTTTACTGAAATTTGTAATTTCCTATTACagattttatgttttttttatttttacttaattAAAAGGAGTTTAAGACAAATAGTCCACAAATGTTAAGAATTACTGAAACAATACCATATTTAAAGGAAGCATCAGAGTAAGTTATACAGATgttatttctaaaatattttgttaacatTTCAAATTCCTCGTTtataagcttaaatgagccaAAGAAAATATTGTACAACATAATATTTGTCTAATGAATGTTTCGTGAAAAAGGCCGTATAAGTtaaaaaataactgaaaaaCTACTTTAAAATAGAGATTACAAATAGAAAGAATAAGTAGTATGATCAAATAGTCACCTAGATATACATTATATTTGTCACAGATTAATCTCATTTAGAGTTTTACTTCAGACCAAGGAATATTAGACAGATGTTTCATCGCAGTATGGGGCTCCGAAACAGTGCTAATATTTTTTAAGGGGACCTAATCaacttttaattttaaaaataatgagcAAATAGCTAACTAATTGAAAATGTACATTACAAGAAAAACAGATCACTgccattttgaataaaaaagtaaacaggaaaaacacttacttacttacgcctgttatcctTCAtgtaggagcataggccacccaccagcactctccatccaaccctgtcctaggcaatcctttccagttttttccagttgttgttcacacttttcatatctgctttcgTTTCCCAAAGTAGTGTGttttcggccttcctcttttccacttcccctcaggatttcaagttatcGCTtatctcgtgatgtagtttgatgattttctcattatatgtcttatccacttccaacgtctctacctaattttttcttcagttAGAAGCTGGTTTATCCTCTCCcaaagtaggctgttgctgatggtatccggccaacaggCATTGAGTATtatgcgtagacagctatttataaatatttgtaaatttttgttgttggttttggtagttctccacgtttcatctccgtacagtaggactgtcttgacattcgtattggagattgtgactttgatatttgttgacagttgttttgagttccatatgttcttgaaTTGTAAGGAAAAACACAAATATACTAAAATGTAcattttaaatagtacaaaacaAATGTTTTGGATTTTAATATCATCTGTAACTCTACACTATTAAATAGATAATGATTAATGTATCTTATTTTTTCTCATAATatattaccattttaattaagttTTATTAAACCAATATTTTCAGTGTATCACTTGACTTAATTATAAAAGAAATTAACCGATTAAGAATTAGATTACAAAATATGACTCAACAATTTGATCTAGAAACATTTGGAAAACAATCAAAAATTTGTGAATTTATCGAGGTAAGTCGTGAATATCTTTTCATTCATTAGAGTTAATAGAAAGATTTAAATTTTCTCGCTTTATAGCTGTGACTCGAATTACAATATTAGCGTAAATCAATAGCCAGCTAATTGTTATCCAATTCGTTATAAATTAGTTCACATTATCGGGATTATGAGACAAAAATCGCAGTTGATATTGAATGAATAGAGATGATCAACAGAAGAATTAAGTTTTGGTTAGCGGTATGGACTCAGCCATGTTATCAAAATATCATTCAGCGGTTTTAGCTTCGAGAGTTAATGACAAAAGCCATGTGATGCGCTAAGATATGCAGTTGAGATTCAGATTTATTGCTAGTAACAATCATTCACATAAAACAAATGTTACGGAAAACTAAACCATGAGAAGAATGTGTGAAGAAATCTTCTAACAATAATTAATAGACGATTCTGAATATTTACGCTCATGAGCGTTTTGTCATATCATGACAAATGGTAAACAAGTTCTGGGTAGGCTGAATGTAATCCATTATTCTCTATGAAAAAATATTTACTGACCACCAGCAGACATTACTGCTTCAGGTTGTTAGTGATATAAACTTTTGTCTTTCATCTAAACTCCAAACAGACTTTAGTTTCGTATACGTTTTCAAGTTTGCTGTGAAATCCATCATACGGATTACAGGGTCCTAATGCAATTTAAGTTATTTCACCTTGAAAATTCAGTTCAAAATCCATGTTTACGGTAAATTTTAATTGGATACATCTTGATCCCTGGATAAATTTgaatcaattttaaataaagtgAGAAAAACGAGATCTGTAGGTTTTACTTTTCTTGTTTTATTACAAGTAAATGTTGACTACTTGCATGTTAATTGAGTAGTATAATataattctaaaaaaaatatCATCATACATTTTTTTTGCAGCAATCAAATAAAGAACTAAATGATGTACAAAAACAAGTGGAAAAACTTCAAGAATTAGAAATAGAATGTGCACAATATTTCTGTGAATGTCCAACACAATTTAGAATTACAGAGTGCCTACAAacattcagtttattttttGAGAAAATGAAATCCACAGAGCAAGTACGTCACTATTTTACAAATTCTTCAATGACTAAATACAGATAAGCTTCTGGACAAAAAATATCTTGACAGAAATTTCCGCATATATTTTAACTCAAATACAAATGGGTTAACATGAGAAAATGGAAATATAATTGTTTCTAAACGAGAAAAAATGAAGTGAACTGAATAATTAAGGGATATTATATTTTTACTGCATGATCGCTAATACTATATTGTCATGTTTTGAATATTGACGGATTTATGTTAATCACCCTTTTAATATAATTAATAGTCTAACCAAGTTTGATTAAAACCAAATTATGTCGTTTGGTATATTTGGGAgcgtaattatttatttatttgttcaactAAATTTGACTTGGAATGTTTTTAGTCTGAAGGCCTTGAGCTCGATTGAATTTACGTTTATTTGAGTTATTAAATAATAGATCACTAATTTGCAATTGATTGAGTACTACGTGATGATCactgtcatgtatgtcaggtccttcttagtgcagatcgagtcctatcgaccaagttggaATGCGATCACcagcctaggtgactcgacattgcgtgcactatgttgagacaAGAtaatggttggaggtagtcaacaggaaatcttGGACCTAAGTCTCGTGCTacctggcactcgtcagcaaggatAGGATACGATCTGCagtaagaaggacctgacatacatgacattgatcgctgGATGACACGGTGTCGAATCTGTCAGGGAGCATTACTTCCCTCAAGAATAatacaagtacaccttgctgacgagtaccaagtagcatgaaacctaggtccaaGGTTTTCtgctgactacctccaactaaaACATTACTAATTACTGATTCCAACGCTTTAGGCAAATGTATCGTTCTAGCTTGAAACTAATTAGCATTAAACACTTAATCGTTAATATAAACTGGTATAGAATACTAAGCTAGAATGGTATAAATGTCCATATTATTCTGGTTTGCAATATTTCTacaaaaaatacatttttaaattaaacTAATCATCTTAATTATAATATGAGTAGTTAAATCAATTTACTGCTCatcataaaattaaaattaaactaaGTAATActaacttaatagttgaattcatgagtcgattaaagctaaaccaccatggaaaacatggaaccACTGATAATATTAACTAAACTTCTGAATTATATAATTCTGATTTATTCCAATTTAGGAAATAAAAGAAtttgaacaaatgaataaaGAGAGATTGGAaagatcaaataaaaatgatacaTTGAATCAAGCAAGTAAGATATTTTGTTGgattaaaaacaattaaaaaatataattattttcattttataattgtCAGCATATTTAAATAGTTCATGTTATGCCTTATTGGAACAATGTAAAATCATTAATGGAACTATAAAACTACATGatggaaaataatttataaatgtgaACTCATTTCATATAACTATGGCGCCATGGAGCGgtcaaactaaaacgtggcatcagtgcttgaagacactaacttctagtctgagccatgttgatgtatgcagactacttagttggggtccgcgtgactatcgtatccaatagttggagactcttggtgacatggttcagaatcgatcacaatggcgtatgTGTATACAAGCTTTGTCTGCTCTTAAACGGTGGGATTAAAAATACTTTATACCTTtccttctacgaactaattctttcttcctgtattatatccttattgcaatctttcttttatatattgctacctctgaattaattacttttatgaatccggtgttcatcttgttgcgtcaatgaggtatggcaacttgaaccaatgcatatatgtgcctggttgtacgttgtagctgactggaCATAACCACGAATTGATTGCACGAAATTTCACTTGAGCTTATATTCAGTTAAACATGATGCAATAACAGCTTAAATATAAACTAATATTGTCTATTGAATAACCATGATTAGAGACTAATGCTTGAAATGATATTGCCGATACTTCATCGATTCATTAAGCTCTTTATAAACTTTGTCAAGaaactatattttaaaaaatgtgaacGACAGCAATAAATTCAGCTAAACATATCAGTTACTACAATAAATTGCAGATAATATTTGATTTGTGTATGTGTGGAGcaaatacatgaatatttaattattaacattataAAATTTATGAGGAAAATAAATGACGTGATTACACCAAAAGGTTTTATAAACATATGGGTAAAGCAAATCAATTCATAATAATGAAGAGgtattttcaatgaattatcaTTCTTAATGATTTGTGTTATCAAACAGAAAATTATGGATATCAACCGTTGTAGCGTTATTTACAATCATTTAACTCAGCTGATGATGATACTTCATCATGAGTTACCTTAGGCACAGTTAAACATCCGATTGATTCACTTCGAAATTATAAAGCTATTAAAAGTTAATCATAGTCAAAAAGTATCTatctattgattattttttctctgaggaaatgtaaaatatttgttATCAAAAGCGGTTGATAATACTCATTAGTATGAATATTCAGCCATGTTAAAATAACGTTTTTCAAAAGTTACGTATATGCTTACAGATATTGATAGAATTTCTTCAAAAACGTTACTGCATCAGAATATATGGCTAACAGAGTTAATGATAAACAAAGACTATATTTGTATACATTTTTTACaatatattattacatatattattAGAAAGTGTTCTAGTTTTCGTCTGAAAGTAACAacaaatataatgaatgaaattataAGATAGTATCGTTTTAAAATGACAGTGAAACTATAATTCAGAGTTCAGTGATTTCAAATAGCTCTTGTATTATATGGAAGTGCCTATCAAACAATtcgacggtggctcaatttcgtgggttggttgaagttagacattaacaccgttggaagccggttcagtggtctggagTCTAGGCGTTCGCGTGCTAGACcgagggtcctgggttcgaatcctgagaggcggatgcgcattgctgaggaatcccacattagaacgaaacggccgtccagtgcttccaggtatcccatggtggtctagcttctattgactcatgaactcaactactataatatccacaaaacccctttctgataattcgATTCATTTCAATTTTCGTAGAAACAGTGCATAAAATGTACTGGTAGTAATAACTAGGTATGTAATGTTATACGCTTTACTATTACTAGAATTGAttgatttaaattcactttaatGTGCTAAATGGAAGATTAATCAACAAAATTTCCTTGGTGTCTTTGAGGTACTGCTCATGTATCGTGGAACGACAGGCTGAAGAATTTTGACATTAGGAATAAGGCACTAGGTGAAGATTTGAAACCAGCTGAGGTAGTTGGGAAGCATATTACTTATACATGACCACAATCTAGCTAGACGGATGGTTTGTAGAAGTAGTCTGGAAGACCAAAGGTGACTAAACCAAGACATGACATCAGTCCATTAATTCGCTAACCGTTGGCCTAATCCATGTTGACAAGTACAAAATACCTGGTCAAGGTCCGCATGATGATCAAAACTACGTGTGGACTGtaggtgacatggcttagaatgAGCCACAATGGTgtagatttattcattattcatccTCCTCTCGATCTTGAGGTCCTGCGCTTCAACCGTTTTCATACCATATTCTTAATGTTTAGTCCTTTTCATTACCACCACTATTAAGCTTCTTAAATTTCTTTGCTACACATCTTATTACTTTCATGTAATTGTACTATTGTGGTATGAAAGCCTGGGTCAAATCACATTTGAGCTACGCTCTATGTTGATGAAAACTGCTAATAATAGTATTTCAATTACCAATCACAAATATTCAGTTGATTTGAATGTTCTTCCGTTCTTTATCTTTTCCAGATACAAAATATAATCATAAAAACAGTCGAATAGCAGAGGATAAACCGAAATCAAGCCATGATGATCATAATACAATGATGAATCTAATTTCCAACAATATATCAAATCCTAGAGTAGTACACAATCGATCAAGAAGTCGTTCTAATGCAAATAAACTTAATTTTTCAAACTCTTCAAATTCATTATCTAAATTCACCAAAGAAAATAATAACCTGAATAAGGACAAAGGTAATACAGATGAATTGAATATAGTCTCAAAACCTACTATTTCACATTCTACGTCAGTGTTTGAAGTACGTGATTAACACCACAGTATCTATGTTAATATTTAGATAACCTTTAATTCATTGACAGAATAGAACATGTTATACGGAATCAAAATTTTACACTTTGTATTTTGAAACAGCATAGTTTACAGTTATAAAATAATAACTCAGTGATTAAGTACCTTCTTAATGATTCGATGTAGCAGTAGCATCTACATCAGTcaacctcaacatacacaagggaaaaagcgagatcctcaaatacaacacgaaggacaccaaaccaatcacacttgatagagaaactctggaacaggTTGAAACGTTTACATaactggacagcatcatcgatggacaACGAGTATCAGATGCAGGCTTAAAGGTAAGGAATGGCAAAGAATGTATAGGAttactacagttgaagaacatatggaactcaaaacaactttctgcAAGCCAACATCAGTCACAATCTTCAGTgcgaacgtcgagacagttctactgtacacagatgaaacttggaaaactacttcaatcatcatcaaaaaatacatttgtaaataattatctACACAAGGTACTCAATATCCGCTGAATGGATAGCGTCAGCGATAGCTTACTGTTGGAGAAaaaaaaccagcttccatctgaagaggagaTTGGGCAgaaacgttggaagtggataggacatatattgcgGAAATTAACCATCTGAATCAtaaggcaagccctaacatggaatcctgaaaggaaacaaaaaaagaggaagaccaaagaacacattacgccctaggaattggaagcagacattaaaaaaatgaatgcCGACTAGAGACGATTGCCTAGGACATAGTTCAATGGAGAACCCTGGTCAGCAGAATGTTCTCCACGAACGGTAACGTGCGTAATTAATAATTCGGTAACATTGTCTTTTATTGTCTAGGCAGCCGGACAGTGTCACCGAATTCCACGCCAAAATATATGTTGATCAAAGCTGAGTATAATATGAATTTGTTTACAGTTATTGATTGAGGTGAACTACCAATATAGTTCAAGCAAAATATATATTTGAGTTTGAATTCAGCAAAAGATATTTACTAGTTAGTTTACTTTCTTTTTGAAATTTCTTCCAACAATTTTTGACTGACAAATCCCTAAAACTCAATGAGTGTGAGTAGTAAAACTCGTGAATTTCAAATTGTTCAAGCTATAGAGGAGATTGTTAAATCGCTCGAACATCAGTAAAATAGTATACTGAACTAACTGAACAATGTTTAGTCAAACTAAAGACTATTATCGTCGTAAGTTCAaatggaaataataatattaatatatgtACTGAAAGCAAACCTTTTCATCTTAATTAGCTAGCTATCTGTTGGATGTCAACACTATATATCATTCTAGACAATTAAATGAAGGATTTTACATATAGTATATGTGGAAATTCCTAGACACCGAATTATATAAGACGGTGAATATATGTAGTTCATTCACGACTATCCAAAAGTTTAAAATAATACTCGATTTCTTCATAttaatttttctcattttaacTTAGCACTTATCAACAAACACAAATGAAAAGCACAATAATATTAGAATAAGATCACGTCAATCAGTTGGACAACATCGTATGAATactaaatttcaaataattaacaatgaaTTTGAACGTGAACGTAGGCCATGGTCACAGATAGAAAATCAACCAATTAATTCTCCCAAAAATGAAATTAACCAACAGTTAGATGAATCGAAAGCCAATCAAAGTAGTGATGAAGAGACAGTATATCGGTTGAATGAACGAATTAAACGATTAacattaaaatttaataaaagttAATGTTACATACACTAACAATATACCaagattatcattttattttagaatttgtagtttttattcatgattatttagtaaattttaaaaataaacttttttttttGACGATGCTATTTCAAATTAAAGTAAGCATAACTATCTAGATATTCTTTAGTTCGAAGTTTTCTGTAAATGAGTCTTATTATATTTCACTTGTGTGGTCATTGAATTTACCATAGATATTACCTGTTAGTGTCTTTTACCACTGTATTTAGAACAGCTATATCAATGATATTGTAAAGTAATATGATATACTGTAATATTAATGAATAGATTTGGCTTTCGCCAGATTTATGTTATTTTTATGGGGTGTGTTGTTCAGATTTACTAGGTTCCTGATAGTATCTATGATAGAGACAAACACATATTCTCAATAAAGGATGATTATACTTTCAAGATGTGCTACAAAATGAGTGGTAATCTCCTATCGAACCTTTCCCAAAAGTGTTGACGGCGAGTGTCTTTTCACGTCAATCATTCAGCCGGTTTTGGAGGTTACTATGTCAGACGATCACCCTCCTCCTACTTTACCTTGGTGCTTGCAGTTGCCTGAGCCTAGTTACAGACTATAACTGTTACCTGAGCTCGGACGGTGAAAGACCTTCTCAAGTGTCCTTCAACTCAGTTTGGTCTTTATAACTGGTCAATAAGGTGAACTACTACCATTACTACACCTAGGTACCTAGTGTTCTGGAAGGAAGTCAGAAATGTTCCTATGAAAAATCATAATTGTTTCATTCAAGCTCATCAGTGTGAGTGTAAGCAGAGACTACCAAAAGAAGACAGAGTGTCCACATCTTTTCAAGTGTTACCATCCTGCTTATTTTGGCACCGCATAGTTGCACTCATCATATTGGCGATATTATCAACGCTAGTGATTGTATAATTGAATGTTATTCCCATTAATAAGACATTTtaaacataaatactggtaTTTTACCTTTAGACTCTTTCTGATGTAGTATTCGAGTTCATGTAAACCTTCTAACGAACTTTTTATGATTTTTTTGGGCTAGAGAAATTGCATATAAAGAATGCTATTCCTTAACAGACTCACTAATCATTAAACGAAGTGAAACGCTAAGATTATTTACATTAGGAAGAAGGAAAATACATAACTCACTAATATAGTTAAATTTGTTAGTTACGGGAGTTAATCTATTGCCTTTGTAAACTATATACATAAATTTACCTGCTGATTGATTAATGTTAATTACCTCCTGTTCAATGCATTCAAATTTACTCATTGAACAGATATAATCATAAATATTTCGTTGTACGTTTTAAAGTCATCCTGACCAGTTTTTGATCAACAACAGGTTGTACATAGCTGTTTATTTCGCAGTAGTAACAAAAAACCATACCACCACCAGCGTATCAACATTTTGACAAAACATTACACATCACGATTGAGCCTAAAGatgttttaaactatgaaaaaatatatattaaaatagCAACAAGCTCTTCCGAATTCATATCTAATCTTTTTATGgggaaaaataaacaaaattacagCTGGAAATTATTCTAAACCCAATAACCATTTCCTTCAAGTTGCATCAGTAAGTAACGATTAGTTCTAAATAAACTATGCTCCACTTTGTACAGTTTCCGTTGGGGAGACCCAGAAAATTCCTCGAAAAAAAGTTCTAGGGACACTGGGAAACATTTTATCAAATCAGCACTGAATAGAAAtttctcagaaacatctagaa of the Schistosoma haematobium chromosome 4, whole genome shotgun sequence genome contains:
- the FHDC1_1 gene encoding FH2 domain-containing protein 1, variant 3 (EggNog:ENOG410VAHM~COG:T,Z), which translates into the protein MKSTEQEIKEFEQMNKERLERSNKNDTLNQANTKYNHKNSRIAEDKPKSSHDDHNTMMNLISNNISNPRVVHNRSRSRSNANKLNFSNSSNSLSKFTKENNNLNKDKGNTDELNIVSKPTISHSTSVFEITFNSLTE